CCAAAACTGCCCAATCTTCTGCTAAGGGATGTTCTGGATTGAGGATGTCAAACACAAAATGTCCATCTGGTTTCAAGACGCGCTTGACTTCTGCTAAGACAGCACTCCAGTATTTTAGGGGAAAATAGCAGCTAAATCCTGTGGCGATCGCTAAATCAAACTGGTCTGCGGAGTAGTTTAATTGATGGGCTGGCCCCAACTCCACACCTTTGAACAGCTTAGAATTCAATTGCGAACCACGAGAATTGAGGGTATCCCGTGCCACGGTGCTAATTTCTTGACCATAAAAGTATGCCAACCAATCCCGCCAAGGATAGATTAAAAAGCTAACACCACAGCCAATATCCAAACAGTGCTGGTTTTTTTTCGGTTGAGCAATTTCCCAAAATGGAGAGGCAATTTTCCCAGACAACAGACCAGTCACCCATTCTTGATAGATGGGCATTTCCTGTACTTCTGCTGGTAATTCTAAGTCTTGCTTTTGATACTGTCGGTTAAAGCGATACCCCACCTGCGCCACTCTCTCCTGCCAGTTTTCTGAGTTATGGGGAGTTTGGGAGGGAAAAAGCTCAATTGGGTCTGGTGAATTCCGCTTTTTAGACATTCTGTCTCTGCTGCTCCTAGAATATTTTTAGGTTAATTTCTAGTGTAGCTAAATGGAGACTGGGGATTGGTCAGGAAAAATTAAGCCTTTTGAAGATATCTTGCAGTTTAGCGTTTCTCAAGGCTGTTATAGTGTTTACTCGAAACTTTCCCGGCAACAATTGTATCAGCCCAATAAAACTGTTGCCGTAAATAAAGCAGAAACTCAAGCAAAAATTGAAGTTAAGAAAACTTAAAAACTCCAAACCAATATAATTGCATATTAAAAACCAGGATACAAAGGTAATTCTTTACTTAATCTGAGCAATTCTCTCGTTATACCTGTTTCATCATTGGCTATGTTTGTCATTCCAGTTCTCATATATTTGCGTTCAAAGATTTCAAAGCCTGGAATTTGATCTAAAATAATGGCGTATTCGTCAAATATTGTAGATGTGCCTTCTTTTGGGTGTACATAATAAAAGCTATCGTTTCCACCTCCACAAAGCTCTACTTCGCCAATACGAAAACTTTGCCAAAGTATATAAATATTCTTATTTGTCAATGGAAGTTGCTCACAGTTAGAAAACCCATTTCTATAGTAAGATTCTCTTTTACCTTTTACAATGCAAAAAACTAATCCCCAATTTTTATTATTATTTATCCATGATTTTGAAGTGCTGAATCCACAGGATTTAATATTTAAAGGATTGTGCCACCCTTTATTTTCTAAATTCCAAGTTTGAAGAATTATT
This genomic interval from Nodularia sp. LEGE 06071 contains the following:
- a CDS encoding class I SAM-dependent methyltransferase, producing the protein MSKKRNSPDPIELFPSQTPHNSENWQERVAQVGYRFNRQYQKQDLELPAEVQEMPIYQEWVTGLLSGKIASPFWEIAQPKKNQHCLDIGCGVSFLIYPWRDWLAYFYGQEISTVARDTLNSRGSQLNSKLFKGVELGPAHQLNYSADQFDLAIATGFSCYFPLKYWSAVLAEVKRVLKPDGHFVFDILNPEHPLAEDWAVLETYLGAEVFLEPVAEWEKMLKANGAKVVAKQSGELVDLYKVKF